The following proteins are co-located in the Vigna unguiculata cultivar IT97K-499-35 chromosome 9, ASM411807v1, whole genome shotgun sequence genome:
- the LOC114163690 gene encoding probable linoleate 9S-lipoxygenase 5: MGKDDIEGEVVLPQTVNEPFIIVNEPFIIATHRQMSILHPVYKLLKPHFTMHINALARHTLINAGGVSNVGGLLEKTVFPSKFSMEMSAVIYRSWVFSEQALPTDLLKREMAVPDSSYLYGLKLVIKDYPYAMDRLQIWEAIETWVTEYRNFYYSSSEMVEENDLKSEISILKDDFILIFPEIVLLTEDFV; the protein is encoded by the exons ATGGGGAAGGACGACATtgaaggtgaagtcgtcctccctCAGACcg TGAATGAACCATTCATAATAGTGAATGAACCATTCATAATAGCCACACATAGACAGATGAGCATTCTTCATCCCGTATACAAGCTCTTAAAGCCACACTTCACTATGCATATTAATGCCTTGGCTCGACACACACTCATCAATGCTGGAGGGGTGTCAAATGTTGGAGGGCTGTTAGAGAAAACAGTTTTCCCTAGCAAATTTTCCATGGAAATGTCAGCTGTTATATACAGAAGTTGGGTTTTTTCCGAGCAGGCACTACCTACTGATTTGCTTAAGAG GGAAATGGCAGTTCCAGATTCTAGTTATCTTTATGGACTTAAGCTTGTGATAAAGGACTACCCATATGCTATGGATAGGTTACAAATTTGGGAAGCAATTGAAACTTGGGTGACTGAATATCGTAACTTCTATTACTCGTCGAGTGAGATGGTTGAGGAAAATGACTTAAAAAGTGAAATCAGCATCCTCAAGGACGACTTCATCCTCATATTTCCAGAAATCGTCCTTTTGACCGAggactttgtttaa